The Paenibacillus sp. FSL W8-0426 region AGGCTCGCCCCCCAGATCCACGTACAATCTGCCGAATTCTTTGCGGAGCTGTGCAGCCGGGTAGGGCTTAAGCAGCGAGCGCACCTGATTGATAATCGTATTTTCGAAACGGGAACGGTTCTTCCCTTTCAGCATGAATTCTCCGAAACGGAGAAGCAGCATATCGTATTTCATCGGTTATTACATCCGCCTTTCCAATGGACGCAGCTGCGCCACCATCTGTTTCAGGGCCTGTGCAAGCACGGCCACGTCTTCTTCTGTATGTTCGTCTCCCAAACTGATACGCAATCCTCCGGCAGCCGTCGCATGATCTCGGCCCATGGCCAGCAGCACTCTGCTCGGTTCGGCTGAACGCGAGGAACAAGCCGATTGCGTAGACACGGTTACTCCGAGCTGCTCCAAAGTGTGCAGAGCAACTTCCGCTTTCATGCCCGGGTATGAAAAATGAACGATATGAGGTGCTCCATCCTTGCCACTGTTCAGCACAAATTCCGGAATGCTTTCGATCGTCTCCATGATCCGATCCCTCAGCACGGTCGTTCGTTTGGCAAAATCAGCCTGACGTTCGGACGCAAGGCGCATCGCTTTGGCCATGCCGACAAACAGCGCCACATTTTCAGTCCCCGCCCGTAATCCCCGTTCCTGCGAGCCTCCGGACAGAAGCGGAGTCAGTTCCACGCCGCTGCGGACATACAAAAGGCCCGCCCCTTTGGGGCCGCGGATTTTGTGGGCGGACAGACTGTATAGATCGACTCCCCATGTCGCAGGGACGGCTTCGATTTTTCCAAAACCCTGAACCCCGTCCACATGGAACAATACGCGCGGCGCCTGCTTTTTGAGCAGCCTGCCCACTTCGGCCACGGGCTGAATGGTTCCCGTTTCGTTGTTGACATGCATCAAGCTGACCAGCACCGTATCCGGTCGGAGCGCGTCCAGAATGTGCCGAGGATTTACTTTTCCTGCCGAATCCACCGGGATCCAGCTGACCTCCCAGCCCCAATCCTGTAATTGCAAAAAGCTTTCATATACCGACGCGTGCTCCGTTGCCGTGGCAATGATATGTTTGCCGCGCGAAGCATAGTGCAGCGCCGAGCCTTTAATCGCAAGATTGTTGCTTTCCGTGGCTCCGGAGGTAAGCACGATCTCGTCTGCTTTGACGCCCAAGGCATCGGCACAGACCGTTCTTGCCCGGCGAAGCAGCTGATGGGCCTTTTCACCAAAACCATGGATGGAGGAAGGATTCCCGTAATGGGCTCCCATGATCTCTGCGATCGTTTGCACCACTTCTTCATAAGGCGGGGTGGTTGCCGCGTAATCGAAATATTTCAAATGAGGGCGAACCTCCCTTTTCTCATTATGGCTATTTTTCTACAGTCTGCATTGTAACACGAACCTGTCCCAACACAAAAAGACCAAGCAGGAAAATGGCGCAATTGCCAACACTTCCCGCCTTGATCTTTCGGAACCAG contains the following coding sequences:
- a CDS encoding cysteine desulfurase family protein — protein: MKYFDYAATTPPYEEVVQTIAEIMGAHYGNPSSIHGFGEKAHQLLRRARTVCADALGVKADEIVLTSGATESNNLAIKGSALHYASRGKHIIATATEHASVYESFLQLQDWGWEVSWIPVDSAGKVNPRHILDALRPDTVLVSLMHVNNETGTIQPVAEVGRLLKKQAPRVLFHVDGVQGFGKIEAVPATWGVDLYSLSAHKIRGPKGAGLLYVRSGVELTPLLSGGSQERGLRAGTENVALFVGMAKAMRLASERQADFAKRTTVLRDRIMETIESIPEFVLNSGKDGAPHIVHFSYPGMKAEVALHTLEQLGVTVSTQSACSSRSAEPSRVLLAMGRDHATAAGGLRISLGDEHTEEDVAVLAQALKQMVAQLRPLERRM